The nucleotide sequence GTGGAGCTTTCCGCCGGCCTTCGAGGGATCGCCCTTAAATTCGATGCACACCACAGCCCCCTTCGCGAGCTGAATGCTGCCGTCCGGCGCGCCGAGGAGCCATTCGGCGTAGGCCCCCAGATCCGGCATGTGACCCACCGCGGCGATGCGATCCCCGGGGACACCTGCCAGAAATTCGGAAAGTTTGCCGGGTTTTAATCGCTCCGGCCCGAGGGCGTCGTGGGTGACCGGGCGCGTACCGGGTTGCCACACGTTCAGCAGGCCCGCGGCGGTCTGGTGCGCGCGGACGAGCGGGCTGGCGACGACCGCATCGACGGCGAGCTGGCGCCGGGCGAAAGCTTCTGCGATCGCAAGGGTTTGGGCGTGGCCGTGGGGCGTCAGGGCGCGATCGAAATCGCGGGCCGCGCCGGGCGATCCGAGTTCCACTGCCTCGGCGTGCCGAATTAGATATAAAAGCATCGCGGCTACCCCTCTCCAACGCCGGCGCGGTGACGTTCACTGAATCCACACGGCATCTGCCCTTCCGCGCGGCCCGCGTAACTTCTACATTACAGGAAGCGCTTGACTCCACCAGACCAGAGGGAAGTTCCTGGTTCTGGGTCGCGGGCACCGAGATAAAGGCGCCGCTCCAAAAACCGGACCCGGTCCGTTGGCGCGGGCCCTTCGCTCGGCGCTCGAACCCAAAACTCGAAACTCGCAACGACTCCATGAAGCGGAACGACATTCGGAACGTGGCCGTGATCGCACACGTCGACCACGGCAAAACCACCCTTGTGGACCAGATGCTCCGGCAGTCCGGTCAGTTCCGCACGGAGGAACTGGACAAGCTGGTGGGGGGCCAGCACGGGCTCATCATGGACTCCAACGACCAGGAGCGCGAGCGCGGCATCACGATCCTGGCCAAGAACTGCGGCATCCGCATCGGCGACGTGAAGGTCAACCTGATCGACACGCCGGGCCACGCCGACTTTGGCGGCGAAGTCGAGCGCATCCTGAAGATGGCCGACGGCGCGTTCGTCCTCGTGGACGCGGCCGAGGGGCCGCTCCCGCAGACCCGGTTCGTGCTCAAGAAGGCGTTCGCCGCCGGGCTGCGCCCGATCGTCATCATCAACAAGATCGACCGCCCGGACGCCCGCATCGCGGACGTCCACGCGCTCATGTTCGATCTGTTCATCGAGCTCGGGGCCGACGACGATACCGCCGTGTTCCCGATCATCTACGCGAGCGGCCGCGCCGGTATCGCCACCACCGACCTGGACGTCGAGCCGAAGGACCTCAGCCCGCTGTTCGACGCGATCCTGGAAAAGGTGCCGGCCCCCGACGTGGACGAGAGCGCCCCGCTCCAGATGCAGGTGATGGCGCTCCAGTACAGCGAGTTCGTCGGGAAGATCGCCATCGGGAAGATCTTCGCCGGGAAGATCCGCAAGAACCAGAAGGTGTCCGTCGTCAAACAGAAGGACGGCACCGTGTTCCCGGACACCGTGGTGCAGGTCCTGGAGTTCGACCGGCTCGCGAAGCGGGAAGTCGAGGAGCTCAAGGCCGGCGACGTGTGCGCGATCGTCGGCATCGACGACGCGGACATCGGCGACACGATCTGCGAGCTCGACAAGCCGCACGCGCTGCCCCCGCTGACCATCGACGAGCCGACGCTCGACATGGTGTTCCGGGTGAACGACTCGCCGTTCGCGGGCCAGGACGGGAAGCCGCTGACGAGCCGCGAGTTGCGCGACCGGCTCCAAAAGGAGCTGCAGCACAACGTCGCGCTGCGCGTCAAGCCGGGCGCCCGCGAGAGCGAGTTCATCGTCAGCGGGCGCGGGCTGTTGCACCTCGGGGTGCTGCTCGAGACGATCCGCCGCGAGGGGGGCGAGCTCGCAGTCGGCAAGCCCCAGGTGATCGTGAAGGAGATCGACGGTCAGAAGCAGGAACCTTACGAGCACCTCGTGGTCGAGGTACCGAACGAGCACCAGAACACGGTGATGCGGCTGGTGTTGGAGCGGCAGGGCGAGTTCCAGCGGATGGAGAGCCACCGCGGGAGCACGCAGGTCGAGTTCCACATCCCGGCCCGGTCCCTGATCGGGCT is from Gemmata palustris and encodes:
- a CDS encoding SixA phosphatase family protein gives rise to the protein MLLYLIRHAEAVELGSPGAARDFDRALTPHGHAQTLAIAEAFARRQLAVDAVVASPLVRAHQTAAGLLNVWQPGTRPVTHDALGPERLKPGKLSEFLAGVPGDRIAAVGHMPDLGAYAEWLLGAPDGSIQLAKGAVVCIEFKGDPSKAGGKLHWLVTPEWFL
- the typA gene encoding translational GTPase TypA, which translates into the protein MKRNDIRNVAVIAHVDHGKTTLVDQMLRQSGQFRTEELDKLVGGQHGLIMDSNDQERERGITILAKNCGIRIGDVKVNLIDTPGHADFGGEVERILKMADGAFVLVDAAEGPLPQTRFVLKKAFAAGLRPIVIINKIDRPDARIADVHALMFDLFIELGADDDTAVFPIIYASGRAGIATTDLDVEPKDLSPLFDAILEKVPAPDVDESAPLQMQVMALQYSEFVGKIAIGKIFAGKIRKNQKVSVVKQKDGTVFPDTVVQVLEFDRLAKREVEELKAGDVCAIVGIDDADIGDTICELDKPHALPPLTIDEPTLDMVFRVNDSPFAGQDGKPLTSRELRDRLQKELQHNVALRVKPGARESEFIVSGRGLLHLGVLLETIRREGGELAVGKPQVIVKEIDGQKQEPYEHLVVEVPNEHQNTVMRLVLERQGEFQRMESHRGSTQVEFHIPARSLIGLRTRMLTGTQGTAIMHHNFLAYRPVRGAQAGRPTGVFISKDTGKVTAYSAEDLSGNLFVAPQDAVYEGQIVGEHGRDNDMVVNVTRAKPLTNMRASGSDKAAVLKPPTVFSMEMALEFIEDDELVEITPAAVRMRKLYLKEGDRKRQSRS